The nucleotide window CGGCTCTGCTTGACCGACCATTGCTGGGATTCATGGTCAAAACTACTTTTGTACGCGAACTCTCCGGTGCTTCCTTCATAGCAGTACGCGATACTCGACTGACTGGCGCCCTTACGCGGAGTGGCTAGGCCATCTCTGGGCCAAGTACGCGTTAGTGACCACCAGGCAATGTCCAAAACGAAGCTTTTTCCCAGGCCATTGTCGCCTGTCAGAAAATTCAGGCGCGGTTTGAAGTCGATGGCGAGCCTCTCTGCAGGACCAACACCTTCAAACGTCAGGTTTTTAAGCATGGGCGGTGTCTCCAATCATTCGGGCGCCAGCCCATAGGCGCAATAAGATGCACCCAAAACCGTTGGGTGCTGTCCGGCAAGCAAGGCACATATCTATCATCGAGCAATCATTTTGAGGAAAAGTAGTCGCGCCTCCAATGCGATGACCGCCCATGCTGGGCATGTCCTTGCGCTGGATTTATCTGAAGCCGCTAGCCAAGCGCGTACACTGCGTACGCTACACGGACGCTTAGTTTCTTGGGCAATGAGCTCAGCCGCTCGGGCTTGGGTGACGCCTGACTGCTCAATAAGCCACAGGAGCTTTTCTTTAGGGTACATGGAAAGCCTCGTAGGCACATGTGCCTAATGTAACGCATCGAGACAAATTCGTCGAAAGCCCTCAACCTCGCCTCCCCGAAGGCTATGCAAAAGCTTGTGAGCTGCCGGTCCGACAGTGATTGGGGGAAAGCCTGCCCCATCTCCACGACTGACGAGTGAGTCACGCACCTCCAACTCACCGAGGATGACTGTCTTCGCAGTGATTTTTCGCTTTCCAGAGTGCTCCGGAAAGTAAGACCGCCGCTTAAGCTCACCATCTTCAAAAACCAGTCTTCCCAACAGACTGGCGCAGAGGATTATCGGCGCTGACCAACGCCCAGAGATTACCGAGTCCGGCCTACCGCGGCTATTCGACAGCCCAAGTACCGGGAGCGGGATGCCATCGAGCATCTATTTGGCTGGCTCAGAGAGCACTGCCGGCCAGCCACGCGTACTGCAAGCTCACAACAAGTTATATGGCCATGGTCACATTGGCCTGCCGCCGGCGGTGTTTACGACAACTCTCTTCGTACAGCGCCTAGACCAAAGCTGCAGCAGTATCGATGCCGCCCGTTCGCTTAGATTGATTGAGTCAGCCTCGCGCTGGTGGGTCGCCCAGCTTAACGGCGTCGCGTTCCGGTATCACCGCCGCCGTACCCTGTCAGCGTGGAAGCGACAGCTGATTAAACAAAGAAAACTCCGCCCTTCAAGATCTCATCGAACGCTTCGTGCGTGTTGCTCCGCTGAAGTATCCGAGCTTGCCAGAGATAGAATGAACGAACCTTCTGGCCCTCGGAAGCCGCAAACTCGCGATAGGTAGTTCCGCGCGACACCAAGGCTGCACCACAGGCCCCACTCAGCTGCGTCGGCCGCACCGGCCCCCAGCCCGAGTTCCAATGGTAATAATCCCCCGCCACTTGTTCACCCTCTAGGACCTCAAGCATAACGCCTTCTTGGCGCACCTCGATTTGAGCAGTATGCACGAGAGTAGGCACAAATAATCTAGATGGATAGAGGTTCAGTTGCAGGTATCCCATGCGATCAAAGTCAACCCGTCCCGCCAAAGGCAAAGACGCCGACGGGTCGTCCAGGAGCTCATCAATTGGCATTCTACGCAGCCATATCTTTCCGTCGAGTGGCTTCGTAGGAACGCTCGACAGCGTAGGCATGTCGTGCCAGTAGGGGTCGAGATGTACTGCCAAGTCCTGATCCGCCACCTCACTGTCACCGACCTGCAACCAACGCACCAGCGATACCTCAACACAACGCCCCATCGTCATCTCTACGGGAGAGCTGAGCGCAACTAATTCATCACCGGGCCGCTCGGCTGCAACGCGGTCGACGACACCTCGCAGGATTTCCTCAATCACCTTTGAGCCCCCGCTGAAGTCCCCCCGAATCAGCCCCCATGCCGGACGTGACGGACTCAGCGCTGCCAGCGCTGGATGAACGGGCAGTGCTTTAAGCGCGTAATGGCGAACGACGCCGGCCGGCAGCCCCCACAACTGTTCTGCTACCACCAAGGTACGCAGATAGGCAGAAATCCCACGAAGGGCGGCACGACTCGAGTACGGCCCCACGAATCCTTCGCCCAGCGACCGCGCAAAGTGCCAGAAGTCCCCCTGTATGGGCGACTCAGGATAAGCCGTCTGGTTCTGAGTCCATTCGAACGCCATCTGGCGGATTAGCGGGAGCGAGGTCCGATTCTCTAGCCGGCTCAGATTCGTTCGTAAGTTCCTGGCCAGTTGCAGCCCCTGCATGCCATCGAAGTCAGCAGGGATCTCGAAGTCTGGCGGCGCCACTTTAAGGTCGACATCGAGCGCCTGCGCCTCAAAACCGAGGGCCTGTAAGAACAGGTTGGACAGCAGGGACGGTTTGGGTGTGCGCTTCAACAAGTCCAGATTGGCAACGTATCCCTCCACCGCCGCAGCAATCCAGAAAATGCAAAGCGCCTCGACGACTTCCGCCTCAAGCTTGCACGAGTTCAGCAATCTCAGGAGCGCAGCCTCGGTTTCTGCCGCTGTGGCAGGGGCGCCCAGTCGTTTTGCCAACTCCTGCATTGTCCACCATCGGCCTGCAGGTATTGGCCATCCGAGACGAGCAATGAGAATTCGAAGATCGTCCATCACTCCTCCTGAAGGTCTGCTGTCGCCAGTTCGACTCCCCAGCACGGTATAGTCAGGGGTAGCGTTCGAGTATCTTCGAGCACGCAATCGACCATCACCTGCGCAAATGCGACCGCTTCATCAATGCGCTTTTGCTTCGCATAGAAATAGACCATGGCTTCGCCCGGAGCCAATCTCGGCCGCTCTGGCTCACCGAACATGGAATAGGTCGTTTCACTTACGAATTCGTCGCACCGCTTCGGGTAATGCTTCGCCACAAGGTCCAACCGTGCCAGCGTCTTCTCTTCGCCTTCCATGAAGTTCATCCACCCGCCACTGTTGATCTGTGCCTCCACGAGATACTTCCAAGCCGCCCTCAGACCACTCATTTTGCGTCTGGTGTGGAAGGCGTGACCGGACATATGAAGTAAACCACGGCCCAGCCCCCGGGCCGACAACAACGGAACATCGAGCGCCTCTATAAGCCGCTTCCCTTGACCGTTACCCTCCCAATACCGATACCAGTCCTGTAGCACCGCTTCGTCGTCGTAGCCACGACCCGAGAGACGATCCAGCAAAGCCTCCAGTTGTTCGGGTTCGAAGGCTGAGACGTCACCATCAAAAGGTTTTCGATCGGTGTTAGAACGAGGATGTTCCTCGCGATCCAGCACACCGATATCCCATCCTCCGTGAGCGATGAGTTCCTGCAGTCGCTCAGCGGCACCCGGAATACCCTCCTTGGAAAGGCGCTGCAGCACGTTGCCAACATTCGGATGCAGCCCTGTGCGCATAAGCGCGTCAAGCTGCCAGCCAGACTTCACTCCCTGCTCAATGTAAGCACTCAGACTATTCTCAGCCGCAGTCCACTGCCCCGCGCTCAGATGCTCCTCATACTTGGTCACTAATGCGGCAGGAGCCAGCTTGGCCAGCAACACGTCTGCCTCGGCCAACACATGTCGGGTACCACTGCCGTCCGTGTAGTCGAGCACCGAGTGGACTTGAGAAGCCACCTGCGCCAGCAGTTGGCGTGCAGCCTCTGGCGCGTGGTCGACCAGGAAGCCTATCGCATCAAGAGTCTTGCTCAACGTCGGGTCTTTGCGATGCGAAAAGCCAGTTGCCAGCTCCCAGGTCTGTCGACATAGTTTACGCGCGGGGTCCTCCAAACCATGCGCAACGGCGATTCCACACAGTTGCAGCGGCGTCTGCAAATGCACGCTGGTCTCCTGACGAACTTCCGCATCAAAAAGCTCGTGTTGGGATCTCACAAAGGTTGCGGCGGCCTCATGAGACATCTTCGTCAAACGTCCAAAGGCATACTGCTCACGGAAGGACACGGCATCGAACCATTTGAAGGTACGTGAGGCAAACAACGTAGCTTCGGTCAGATCAGCTTCGACGTCATGTCCTAACAGGATGCTGCCGAGTCGGACATCACAGGCCACGCGATGCAGCGCTGCCCGAAAATCATCAGCCGACGATTGCCAGTCGTAGCTTTGTCGAAAATGTCGGTACTCGAGCGGCTCCAGTAACTCATAGAGGTCGTGGAAATCCACAAACTCTCCTCGCCACCAGCGATTCGCAACCTGTGTCGCGACGCCCGAGAGGGCATTCAGGAAGTCTGTAATGTTTTCTCGGTCCGCATAGATTGGTGCGCGTACAATGCTGAATTCAGTTTGCGCCTCTGCGGCCATGCAAAAACTCAAATGCACGGTACTGAAAAACCAGTGGTGTACCAACCTCGCCAGCCCCACCCTCCGTTTACGGTAGTCCAGCTCCAGCCAATCAATCGGGATATCCGCGCTCAAGGGCGTCACAGACCGTGTGCAGCCAGCCCTGATAGCAGCAACAAAGGGTGTCGTCGAGAGCTCTTTGAAGTCGGGACGCTCGACAATGCTGACATTGACTTGAGCCGCAGCTCGGAGGCAGGCATCGCTGACCACATGCTTGCGCCAGCCGTCACCCATCGACGCTGCGAGTGACATCAATTCGTCCAGTTGCCCCTCTGCGGCCATCAACCGTACGCACGGCAACCACCATTCCGGATGAGCCCGTGTTGCAAGCTGCTTGAGCCACTCCGGGGTGTTCCCTACTGCACCCAACTGCGCAAACGCACCAGCCAGGAATCTGAAAGCATCCAAACCGCTCCCTGTCGCATACTGGCTCGAGAACCGACTCGCACCTCGGAAGCGTCGCAGTGTTTCTTCACCACACATCTCAGCCACGATATGGTCGCCGCGCAATTGCAGCGCCAGTCCCAACGCCGCTACAAGTTCTATTTCCGTCTCGTGCCTGGAAGCAACGATTTCTTGGATCACTCCATCGTCCGGCGCCAGCATCCACGTATAGGAAGCCAGTCGAGCCATGTCCTCGTCCGGCATCTGGTATTTGCTGCCCTCAATCATGCGGTCCTTCAAGTGCTGAAGGCGATAGGCCTGCGCGAACTCAGCCCGATCAAGCGCTGCAGTTACAGCGTCGGTGATCAATGTGTCGAATAGCGACTGCGGATAGCCCTCTTCCAGGCGCTGTAGCACCCAGTCACGGGTCAAACCGGCGATGAGATTGCCTGGATCACCGAGCTGCGCCTGGATCGTCCAGAGCCAGTTCACCCTCAACGCGTCGGGCGCCAAAGTCTCTAGCCAATTCGCAACCTGCGGCCTCAGTTCGGCGATACGATTGGAGTAGCCATCGGTCGAGCGCACGTATACGGCCAGACTCTCGTGAAAAACCTTCAGCCCAGCGGCCGACGAATGAAGCATATGTGCCACCTTCTCGATTTCCGGCGCAGCCAGCCCCATCGCGGTAGCGATCTCAGCGAATGCGGTTCGCGGCCAGAAGAACGGAAAGGTGCATACCAGTCGCAGGGCATCCTTTGAACTAGGAGAAAGACGCTCCCACAGTGATCCGTAGTAGAACTTCGCCTCTTGGCTCAGATCGCCAGTGAGTTGCTCGACGTCCCATCGCGTGACCTTGCCGCCAGCAAGCACCAGTGCAGAAGTTGCGTAGATGACATGCAGCGGATGCCCATTGGTCCTGGCGCGGAGCGCGGCAGCAGCACTTTGCAACTCCTGCTCGATAGCAGCCTCATATACTGCGGAAGCTCTAGACGTTTCAACCTTACTCTCCTCCCCACGAGGTTCCGGTTCCTCAAGCTCTACGGGCTCAAAACGCGTGCTCAACCGACCGGCCTGCACTGCCTGTTGCAGGTACGAAAGGACGGCGTCGCCGGACATGGGCGGGAGCATCTTCCAATTTGCCCTAGGTGCCGCTACCAAAAGGTCGGCAGGCAATTGAGTGTCGTCCACTGGCTGCGTACCCACCAGCAGCACCAAGTTCTCAGGGCAAGGCACCAACTGAGAAAACAAGTCCTCAAGCGGTTGTTTGTCTCCAGCATGGATGCGCCATACGTGGTCAAGACCGTCCAAGATCAGCACGAACGATTTGTCGAGCGACTTGTAGTGGGATGCAGCGGCTTCCAATAAAGCTCGTAGGCTGCCTGAGGTAGAAGGAACGTTCGGATGAAATCGTTTGATCTGCGACCGGATAGACTCCTCGACAACGTGGCTGTGTACGCGATCCCGACCACGCTCCGTCGTGGACAAAAAGTAGTGGTGGCGTACAGTTGGAATATCTTTTTCGGCAAACGTGTCGCACAGAGCGCTGAGGTAGGTGCTCTTGCCACGGCCTGGCGGCCCAGTCAAGACAATCGCCTTACCGGCCGAGCGCATGACTTCCTCGACGAATTCGCGATGGAAGACTGCATCGGGTACCTCATACCCCTTAGGGACTGCAAAATCCTCGGGCAGCGGTGCAGGCGGCGTCGCTTGAAGGATCGCGCGAAGCTCTGGCAACGTAATCCAGCCTGACGGCGGCGGAGAGTCCTTCTGAGTAGCCCAGTTCAAAGCAAGAGTTTTGAGTACGGCGATACCCTCCGGCGTGCCATGCGCGCGTAACCTTGCGTCAATCTCGTGTTCAAGGGTTTCGTAACCCTTATCGCTGTGCGTGATCTGCAACTGGTCGAGAAACTTCTTGCAGTCGTTCTCGTCGCCAAGCTCGGCGATAAGCGCCGCGCGCCTCGGACCAACAACTTTGGAAAAATCAATCTTGCCGTTCGATAGACAGACTTCAATCTCGGCGTCTGGTCGGCGATTGGTCAGCAGAGAGATCTCTCCGATCCGCGCGGGGTCCAGCGACCGGTATGCGTCATACCATTTTTTCAACATCGACCGGGATCGCTCTGTCTTGCCTGACTTCTCAAGCAACCAATCCCAGGACAGCGGATGTGCATCAGGGTTTGCCGTGAACTTTACCTGCTTGAGATCCTGCATACCGTCTGAACGCTCCACCACGATGTCATCCAGCCCCATCGGTGCGTCCGCCTCGACGTCACATTCGAACTTAACCATTGCGTAGCGACTCGGCGCATCTAGCCAATCGCACAACACCCGCAACCCTTGCCGGTTCTGATAGATATAGCCGGCTGCGGTGATCGCCGTGTTCTTGATGTTCTCAGTCATCATTTGCGGTCCTTTGTGCCGCGATTTCAGGTGAGCCCATGTCCGTGCGGCACAAAACCGGCGCCAATCAGATCATCAACTGACGTTTCAGGTAAGCGGTCGGCATAGGCGCCCGGTTGGCTACACCAGCGCATCGAGGCGCCGCTCAGCGATGAAGCCTCTCTTACGCCAAGTTGCACGTACGAATGACTGGAAATTAGCCTTCCCCTTGAGTTTTAAATCGTCAGCATGATCTGTGACGATGATTTGCGGCATCATCCCGGTAGCCGCTTCAGTCTGTTCGCAAAACTCGACCAGCTTGTTAAACATGTTCGTTACCGCGCTTAAGTCGTCGTCCAAACGATCAGTGCTTGCAGTCATCTCAGCTAGCGCCTTAGCGTCAAACGCCTGGCCATGGTCAATTTTGGTCGGGAAATAGACCTGGGTGGGCTGATCTAGGAACAGGATAGGAGGAATTTTGCAGCCCTCTTCATGCTTCAGCGCGAACACCGAGTGGAGTGCAAGGAACAGTGTCAGGTGGGAATAAAGCCAGTTCGCCCCACTCCCCATCGAACGGAGGTAAACGTTACCCATGTCGGCACTCTCGTGCCACAGATCGAAAGTGTGCAGATCGAACTTTAGGTTGATCGGCTGGTAAGCTTCTTCAAAATCGAACCCGGCACCAATGCGGGCCATCTCACTGTTGATCAGGTCGCTCAGGTCGCCCATTTTTCCGCTGACGTTGTAGGCATCCAGGAGCGGCTTGATCACGGCCAATCTGTCTTTGATGAATTGGAGAGTACCCTCATACTCGGTTTTAGGCTTGCTATCGTAGTCCTCGATAACCCCCTCGATGCGGTGTTTCACGCGCAGCGCAATCTCATCAACCGTCTTGCTTTTCTTGAGATCTTCGACCTGCTTGGTCAACTGGTTGATGCTGGTCTGGATACCCGAAAGGACATCCTTTTCCTTGGCCAGCGATTTGATGAGTTTGTTTTCCTCATCTCTGAAACTCTCCCGCGCGTAGGACGTGGTTTTGAGCTCACGGTTCATCCAGCCAATCGCGGCGGTCAGCTTGTTCGCCTCCACCTCCACTTGATCATGGGGCGCATCGCAGAATGGGCAATACGCGTCGCTAACCTCGGCGTACTCCGGCACCGGAATCTCGGCGATGTTCTTGCCGAAATCTTCTGTGAGGCTGATCGAGGACTGCACCGCGTGGAGTTTGTCCTGAAGTTCACGAACGATGATCGTCTGTTTCGACCGCTCGTCTTCGAGCGCTTTTTTGCGCAGCGAGTAGGCGTCTGCCTGACTGTCGATTCGAACGTTCGCGTCGTGGATCTTGCGGAAAGACGGCTTGAGACTACCCGCAATCTGGGCGCCCGTAAGCGGGGTCAGATCCGTGCCACTGATCGCCCTGTACTCGGCCAGCAGGCCGTCGATGCGCTTAATAAAACGCTCTTTCTCGTCCTTTGTCTTAGGCAGCTGCGCCTCGATCTTCTTCTGCTCAGCCCGGAGATGATTTTGCTCTTGGGACAGATAGAAGTAATCCTGATCGACAAAGCTCATGAATATCTTCAGGTGCTCGATCGCCTGGTCACGCTTCTCTTTTTCATCGAACCGGTAGAAGAGTGCATGCTTGTTCGCCACCAAATTTTGATGTTGTAGCATGTACGAGGCAAAGCTTCGTACTGAAGGCGTTGCGCTCTTCGACTTCCCATACTCACGCGGCGAGTCGTCTTCATCAATATCCGTCATGGTGACAGCGAAGTAGCGACCTAACTCTTTATTAAAGTCTCGCACTGATAAAAACATATTCGGCGTGAAGAATGCGTTAATATTCTTCATCCGCTGGAAAATTTCATCAAGCGAGCCACTGACCTCACTGATGAAAATCTTATTTGTATCGCGTGTTCGCGCCAGACACAGAAGCTCAGCCTCTAGCTGCAGAATGGTGAAATACATCTTCGCCCGGCTGGTAATGACACCTTTCGGAATCGTGTCGTCGCTATTACCAAAGCAAAAATCGAATATTTCAATAATCGCACTTTTGCCCATCGAAGACTTGCCTGTGATGATGTTCAGGCCAGCCTTGAACGTGACCTGATGCACTTCATTATCACGATCCACCACACCGACAGATTTGACGTAACATTTCATAGCTGCACAATCCCTAGCGACTTGAATACCCGAGGAGCTTCTCGATCCTGCAAGAGCCTTGCCAGATTGCGCGCAGACGCCACTTTCTGCCCCAAACCCTTCAGGGGTGGATACGTTTTTTTTGTGACCCTGACGATCATGTCATCATCGATCGTCAGATACTCCGCGCTCACCAGACTCATCAATGTAACGTTGGTGACCTCTCGCAACGACTGGATCCGTTTATGAACACCCGCGATCCGCGTTTTATCGCCTACCATTGTGCGCCAGGTATTCCGCTCGCTGATACGCTGCAGGTATGTAGACGTCGCCTCATGCAGCACAAAAGGCAGCACAAGATAGCTGAAGAGAATGTTCTTCTGCGTTTCCTGTAGCTCGCTGTAGAACCCGTGGAGAATGGGTGCCACGATCAACGGACTGCGCTGCAGGGTATGAATGTGGTCAATGGTTGTAAAGTTCATCACCAAAGCCTCCAATGTAACTTCTCATTACCCTGTTCATCCTCATCGTCTGCCAACATGTGCCAGACCCCATTCCGAAACTCCACCGAGGTGCCATCGAATGCTGACATCCCATCGACGGGTTCACCGCAACGGGCATCAAAGAAGTTCTGCGATTCGAAACACCACTCCCCTTCAGGCTTTCGGGAGCAGCGCCTCATCTCGACCGACCTTAAACTTTTATGCCGTTTCAGCTGATCATGTTTGTAATTATCTACGTCAATCTTCTCGACGGTGAATCGCTTAAATTCGTTGGAGATGGTGTGCACGGCCACCATGTGCTCTAGTATTGCAGAGGATACTTTGTCGGCATACTCTATTTCATAAAGCTTCTTCACAAACAGCCGATCAGCATAGCCGGACTTATCCTCGCTTTCGAAGAGCGCCGGATCGACCACAGGAAACTTTCGCGAGTTTCTTCCGTACCGCGAGAACAACTTAGCAAACTTAATATCGAAATCTTCGTAGGTGATCTTCCATCCGTCCTTGGCAAGGCAAGGCTCGATCAAGTAGCCCAACAGCGCCTGGAAATACTCATCACGCTGTGTGGGATCAATCCCTTTACCAAAGCGGCTTCGAGCATCAAGTGCACGCGATTTGAGGCCAGGCTCATCAGAGAGTATCTTGACCTTTTCGATCACGTCCTGCAGAACAGATCTTCTTTCATCCGCCATGACGAACTGCTGAGCCTGAACGGCCTTGGAAGGCTTCTTCCGGGATTCAGTTATACGCGCCTCACTGTCAGCCAGTACTTTGTCAAGCAATGCCAGGCGATCATCACCGCTGAGGTCGTTCCAATGGCGCAGCTCTGCCGTTGCGCCGTAGGACTGGGTCGTGAGCAAGATGAGCTCGGCATACTTCTCTTGCTTGAACTTCGGTGACAACCAATTCTTCAGGGTATTCCAGAAATTGATGTGTCCATCAGTAAGATCATCAATGAAGTTTTTGACTTCGACCTGGACACTACCACTGACAGTGACATCACCATACACCTCAAGCCAGAGGGTCTGCCCCTCGACCAATTGGTGGCAGTACTCAAGTGTCACGATCAACTGGTAATCGATGGCCTCCAGCAATCTGGTTGCATCGTTGGCAAGCTTAGCCACAACATACTCCGCTCTTTGGTTCACCGTTGCGGCGTGCAGATTCGCGAGGAGATCGAGCGCCGTCCTGGCCAATCCGCCTACCAAAGCGGCAAAATCTATTCAGGCACGAAAACCCTGTACCTTGTGTAGCCAGGCCACACAACTGTATCTATATACAGCTATAGAAGGCGATAGCTTCGCGATTGTAGCGTGATGGCATTTTGTTGGCAAAAAGCCATGCTCCGATCTAATCCTGATATTCTAATTTTCTGGCTGTCAGCAACGAGGACGAAGGTGCATGGTTTTTTCGACGGATAACGGTGGGTTCGAATTTGATTGCAAAGCCGCGAAGATGTCACTCGGCTCCAGCACATGGTCAACCCGACTGAGCCAGCTTCGCAAGATGACCGGGCGAGTGAGTATTCTCACCGCCGACCTTCCGGATCCCGACTACGCCATTGGAGTCCTTAGCAAACGCCCGACAGATGTCCACATCGTCGCTCACTTGAACGCAGCATCAGCTGCGAAGAAGATCAAACAGGCGCTCCCGGATATACGCATCGCGCTGCATCCTGGCCTGGGTGCCAAAGCCATCTTCGTTGCACCCAAGACTCTATGGATCATGAGCGGTGACTTCGGCAGAGGCAGCAAGCTTGACGCAGGCGTGGGCTTTCATAGCCCCGAGCTGTATGAAAAGACATGGTCGCAGCTCTTCGCACGAGCATGGCGGGAAGCGCATGAAGTCACTAATGTATGAAATTTACACAGCAGTACAAAAGTACCCCTGCACATGTAATCGCCCCTCCGATTGCGGATGTCCGCCGACTTCAATCGCTTGTAGTTCTTTTAGCCATGCCTGCATCCCCAGTCACCTATGCTGTCGTTTGCCTTGTCATGTCACAGAGCAGACGGGCGCGTTTGCGCCTTCCTTTGAGCTGGCGGCTTTTGGTGTCTTCCTACCACCTCTGCAGAACGTCAATGTCCTGTTGCAGGGAATAACGACTCTTTGATCAAAGTGCGCCAAAGTGCCTGCTGATCCGTTGAATCAACTGTCTTTACCATGAGGTCGGTGCGCTGCCAATGCTAGAAATCTCCCCCAGGATTTTCATGAATTAATTTCAGAAAAGGGTGAAGAATTTCATTCTGCACAGCATGATTATCTCCGTAAAATTTCCTTTCTTTAATTTTACAGAATCGCGCACTTCATCAATGACCTCTTCGATTATGCACTCCTCGCCTTGGTATGTGTATTCACCTGGCACAACTACCATTAAGATACGTTTGTCTTGATAGTTTTTATCGTGTTTATCTTCGATGGCTTTTGTAATCCTGGCGGCAAGAGTATCGGTCTCCTGCTTCAGGTACGCCATTGTCTTTAGTGGAAATGTGCCGTCGTGCGTCTGGCTAGCTAGCGAGTGCAAAAGATAATCGTTTTTCGGGCACCCTAGGGTGATCTCTATTATTATTTCTTGATTGCTTTCATCATCAGTGATTTTAGCATCGAAATTCTCTTTTTCTGTGCCAAGTTCAAAAATGGCATGATCTGGTATCGATCTCCTCATCAAAAAATAATTAATAGGCAAAAATTCTTCTCTCAGGTATTTATTTGCCCGATATTTGTTTGAGAAAAACCCATCTGGCGCATGGATGTAGCTTAAATCGCTGCTTGAATTTATAGATAGGGGACCCTGTATCAACCTCTTGAATTCAACTACAGATATCGGTTTCTTGAATACACCAAGATCGATATCGTCTTTTTCATATGATTTTTCTTTTGGTGGCCGGTACGAAGCTTCTAGTGAAAACTCAGCATTTAAAACCAAGCCGGAATAGTGCATTGCCAGATCGGGGTGTAGTGAAAAGTTTTTGCTATGATTATTTAACATACCCCTTCCTTTCATATTTGGGAATGAGTCTATAATTTTCCTGACCCCACTTAATAGGAGATTGGTTAATTCGGCTCTTTTCTTACAGTCCGATTCAAGAAAGCTGAAGCCCCATAAAAATGCACCCTCAACAAAAATTATCTCGTACTCATATACATAGACCTTTACGCCATGTATTTTTCCAAATTCCTGGAGGAACTCATTTATCAGGCCATTGAATTGTCTATATTTTTTCCATCCTAGCTCGCAATAGGGTGGGCCTTGATCGAAAAATATGAAAGAGTGTGATTGCTGTTCTTCTTTCTTCAGGAATTCGGCGTGATCGAACATCTTTGCTGCCCTCGCGTTAATTGGCTTTGCTGCGCAAGCCAGTCTTTCCATGTCATTTGTCAGATGTCCTTCAGCATCGCTGCTGAAACTATCTAGCCGTCTTACGTGCATG belongs to Pseudomonas putida NBRC 14164 and includes:
- a CDS encoding ATP-binding protein is translated as MTENIKNTAITAAGYIYQNRQGLRVLCDWLDAPSRYAMVKFECDVEADAPMGLDDIVVERSDGMQDLKQVKFTANPDAHPLSWDWLLEKSGKTERSRSMLKKWYDAYRSLDPARIGEISLLTNRRPDAEIEVCLSNGKIDFSKVVGPRRAALIAELGDENDCKKFLDQLQITHSDKGYETLEHEIDARLRAHGTPEGIAVLKTLALNWATQKDSPPPSGWITLPELRAILQATPPAPLPEDFAVPKGYEVPDAVFHREFVEEVMRSAGKAIVLTGPPGRGKSTYLSALCDTFAEKDIPTVRHHYFLSTTERGRDRVHSHVVEESIRSQIKRFHPNVPSTSGSLRALLEAAASHYKSLDKSFVLILDGLDHVWRIHAGDKQPLEDLFSQLVPCPENLVLLVGTQPVDDTQLPADLLVAAPRANWKMLPPMSGDAVLSYLQQAVQAGRLSTRFEPVELEEPEPRGEESKVETSRASAVYEAAIEQELQSAAAALRARTNGHPLHVIYATSALVLAGGKVTRWDVEQLTGDLSQEAKFYYGSLWERLSPSSKDALRLVCTFPFFWPRTAFAEIATAMGLAAPEIEKVAHMLHSSAAGLKVFHESLAVYVRSTDGYSNRIAELRPQVANWLETLAPDALRVNWLWTIQAQLGDPGNLIAGLTRDWVLQRLEEGYPQSLFDTLITDAVTAALDRAEFAQAYRLQHLKDRMIEGSKYQMPDEDMARLASYTWMLAPDDGVIQEIVASRHETEIELVAALGLALQLRGDHIVAEMCGEETLRRFRGASRFSSQYATGSGLDAFRFLAGAFAQLGAVGNTPEWLKQLATRAHPEWWLPCVRLMAAEGQLDELMSLAASMGDGWRKHVVSDACLRAAAQVNVSIVERPDFKELSTTPFVAAIRAGCTRSVTPLSADIPIDWLELDYRKRRVGLARLVHHWFFSTVHLSFCMAAEAQTEFSIVRAPIYADRENITDFLNALSGVATQVANRWWRGEFVDFHDLYELLEPLEYRHFRQSYDWQSSADDFRAALHRVACDVRLGSILLGHDVEADLTEATLFASRTFKWFDAVSFREQYAFGRLTKMSHEAAATFVRSQHELFDAEVRQETSVHLQTPLQLCGIAVAHGLEDPARKLCRQTWELATGFSHRKDPTLSKTLDAIGFLVDHAPEAARQLLAQVASQVHSVLDYTDGSGTRHVLAEADVLLAKLAPAALVTKYEEHLSAGQWTAAENSLSAYIEQGVKSGWQLDALMRTGLHPNVGNVLQRLSKEGIPGAAERLQELIAHGGWDIGVLDREEHPRSNTDRKPFDGDVSAFEPEQLEALLDRLSGRGYDDEAVLQDWYRYWEGNGQGKRLIEALDVPLLSARGLGRGLLHMSGHAFHTRRKMSGLRAAWKYLVEAQINSGGWMNFMEGEEKTLARLDLVAKHYPKRCDEFVSETTYSMFGEPERPRLAPGEAMVYFYAKQKRIDEAVAFAQVMVDCVLEDTRTLPLTIPCWGVELATADLQEE
- a CDS encoding DUF3732 domain-containing protein codes for the protein MKCYVKSVGVVDRDNEVHQVTFKAGLNIITGKSSMGKSAIIEIFDFCFGNSDDTIPKGVITSRAKMYFTILQLEAELLCLARTRDTNKIFISEVSGSLDEIFQRMKNINAFFTPNMFLSVRDFNKELGRYFAVTMTDIDEDDSPREYGKSKSATPSVRSFASYMLQHQNLVANKHALFYRFDEKEKRDQAIEHLKIFMSFVDQDYFYLSQEQNHLRAEQKKIEAQLPKTKDEKERFIKRIDGLLAEYRAISGTDLTPLTGAQIAGSLKPSFRKIHDANVRIDSQADAYSLRKKALEDERSKQTIIVRELQDKLHAVQSSISLTEDFGKNIAEIPVPEYAEVSDAYCPFCDAPHDQVEVEANKLTAAIGWMNRELKTTSYARESFRDEENKLIKSLAKEKDVLSGIQTSINQLTKQVEDLKKSKTVDEIALRVKHRIEGVIEDYDSKPKTEYEGTLQFIKDRLAVIKPLLDAYNVSGKMGDLSDLINSEMARIGAGFDFEEAYQPINLKFDLHTFDLWHESADMGNVYLRSMGSGANWLYSHLTLFLALHSVFALKHEEGCKIPPILFLDQPTQVYFPTKIDHGQAFDAKALAEMTASTDRLDDDLSAVTNMFNKLVEFCEQTEAATGMMPQIIVTDHADDLKLKGKANFQSFVRATWRKRGFIAERRLDALV
- a CDS encoding three component ABC system middle component, with amino-acid sequence MNFTTIDHIHTLQRSPLIVAPILHGFYSELQETQKNILFSYLVLPFVLHEATSTYLQRISERNTWRTMVGDKTRIAGVHKRIQSLREVTNVTLMSLVSAEYLTIDDDMIVRVTKKTYPPLKGLGQKVASARNLARLLQDREAPRVFKSLGIVQL